The following nucleotide sequence is from Arvicola amphibius chromosome 1, mArvAmp1.2, whole genome shotgun sequence.
tattagaatttttttcttttttttttctcaaaatgttttatctaaaaacaaaaccaaaaaagaagaaaaaaaaaaaggaaaaatgactgGAAAACTTCATGGACAaagtgggagaaggagaaaagcccGAAGCAGAAGCCCCAACCTCTCCAGAGCAGTCCGCACCCTGGGGCCAGCCAAGCCAGGCAGCCCCTCCACACCAGCCTCCGCCTGGGAAGAGGGCAGTCACAGTGGTCCAAGGGCCAGAGGGGCTGGGGCCAAGGAGTCACAGGAAATAGTCTGCCACCGGCTTCTTAGAGGGGATGCCACGTGTTTCTTGGGGTGCAGCCTCAAAGATGATGAAATCTTTCTGGAGATGCTCATCCAGTTCCAAGATGGCTGCCACATTCCCACAGCTGGATTTGGGAACAGCACCGTTAGCAACAGCGGCCTAGATTTCTACCCTCACCCTGGCTTCTGGTCCTGCCAGCTTACCGGTAGCAGTAATTAGGTGCTGACCACACAGTAAGCACGGTCTCATTGAAGTGCCACTTGTAACCTTCCATCACCAATTGATGCGCACGGCAGATCATGTCAATGTCATTGGCTGCATTGAACTGGGCCACCACATCACTGCCAAACAGGTAGCCTGCCCCACGGGGGCTCACTCCCCAGCCTGTGGTGTCTGAGACAAGACAAGGACAATGCGTGGGCTTCTCTGGCTAACTACGATACCACagaattaaaagcctgtgcctCTTCCCTCATCAGCAACCTTGCCTTCTTCAAGGGAATCCTGGAGACAGACAGCAAATGCTGGAGCAGAGGAGCTCTGAGGAGAAAGACCGCCTCATGGCTGGCCTCCTCATCAGCGGCCATACAGTGGACTGTCCAAGCAGCACTTAGTGACAGGAGGCGCTCACAGCCAGAGCACCACCCATCAACAAAGACTCCTGGCAGGAAGGTCACTTTATGCCCCGTGGGGCAGACTGCAGTAGCAATGATGGGATTGGAGGGTATGCTTAGGACTGGTATGCAGAAAGCCAAGCTTTAAATTTCAGTTCTGCCCCCAACTAGAGGGGAACCAAACAAAATAAGGAACCCTCGGAACTGTTCTAGGGGAACTGGTTTCCCCTCCAGAGAAGCTACTGTTAAGGTCTATGGCTTCTTTCCACCCTGTGAGCCATGAAACTCAGGGGCCACCACTACAGGCCTCATTACACCACCACTCATGCTTTCTGCTCTTATAGAGGTCCAGTCAAGCAGTGGGAGGCAGAAACCAGTGTGGACCAAACTTGccctcctcttccctgccccGACTCTCCTCTCATTGTACACTTGCTTAACCCAGTCTCCACAGCTAAAGGgacagccagttcaggcactGCCCTCACCTTCAGGGTCAGACCACAAAAGGTCACACATGGGTCCATCATGGGGTACCTCTTGCTTCCTGTCAATTGTCCGGATCTGGTCCAGGGTctggatggaaggggagaggCCCCCATGCACACAGAAGATCTAGAAGGGAGTGTAATACCAGAGAGAATGGAGGTGAAAGCCCAGAGACCCaccactgccccacccccaaggaGATCCCGGCCAAACTACCTTGCCATCAATGATGGCAGACAGGCTGAGGTAGTCAAAGATCTCAGTGCAGTAGCGCCAGACAGTCACTGAGCCGTATTTGCGCAAGCATTCATCGTAGAAGCCATAGACCTGGGTGATCTGGCGGCTCTCGTGATTGCCCCGGATCAAAGTGATGCGGTCAGGATATCGAACCTAGGGATAGCACCAAGCCAGGACTGGTTCTAGTCTCCATCCCCCACTTAACCCCTCCCAAGTCTCCAAGATATATCCACCAGCCTCACTCGGTCTTCACCATGATCTGCCTAACCTAGACTCCTGTTATGTCTTACATAATCATGGTGTCCCTGCCTCACAGGCTCCTAGGGGCCTTTTCCAAAGCACTACAAGACCAACAATTTCTCTCACCTGCCAGACTCAGGCTCCAGTCCTCAGTGCCCCACCCCGCCCGCCGTGGCCATTCACCAATGTAATCCCCAGTCACTCAACTCCTGCTGCTCCCTGAACAcacggcctctgcctccttcccagaactcacatcacCAGCCTCTTCCTCAAGGCTCAGGAGACGGCCCCACTCATGGCAGCAGTCATGACCAGCCCCGCTAAGCACACAGTCCACAGGCACAGCAAAGTTCCAAGGTAGGTGACAGGGAAGGTGATGAGGGCAGCAAGTAGTGGCCAAAGCTCGTGTTCCAGAGGCCAAGTGTCCTCACCTTAAGAgccagcaggaggaggaaggtttCAACACTGTAGAAACCACGGTCCACAAAGTCTCCCATGAAGAGGTAGTTGGTCTCAGGGACATCGCCACCTACCTGGGAGGAGGGATATGGCTCTGCTTGGCCCCAAACTATCCTCTCTGGTTGCAGTGACCAGAGTCTAGCTAAGCCCCTTGTCTCACCCAGAGACCATGCAGCCTAAGGCCTTTCAGAGATCATGTCTTCCAGTCACCCCTAGTTCACAGCCCCAGTGTCCCCCCAACTCACTCTGAAAAGCTCCTTGAGGTCATAGAATTGTCCATGGATGTCACCACATAcctagaaagaaagaataggtggACAGAGTGAACAAAGGCACAGTCTTTTTGTCCCAGGGATCATCCTTCAAAACACCTGTTactttccaggccagccagagctctaTCACTCCATCCTAGGACCCAAATTCAACCTCTAGTCCCAAGTGAGCCTGTTTTGGTATCATCTATTGCCCCTCAGTGAAAGCCAAATGCCCTGGTGCAGGAGATGTGTTTTTCCAGGTAGACCTGTAGCAGCGTCAGGAAGACTGGCTTCATCTGTTTGCCCGTGTCCAGCACAGTTACTAACACAGGGACACTATTTCACAAACTTCTGCCTTGGCTATGAGCACCCCACGACAAATCCAAATTCCCGCAGCATCCTTCATGTTCTTGTGCTGCACAAGctagaactcagggcctcatgcatactGGGAAGACACCCCATCACTAAGCTGCAAGCTCCGTCCACCGTCTAATCTTATATCAGGGCTCACCTGAAGGTCGAGAAGCAAGAGGCCTCTCATAAATTTAGAGGTGGGGGCTGTTATCAAACCACTCAGGATGTCCATGTGCCTCAAAATACCAAGTCAGGTTCCAAGAGACAGAGTACTCACTGTGACTGGCGAGTCCACCCTCTGCACGTTGCTCTCTTCTACCAAGATCTCTCTGGAGACATGAGAAGACCAGGGTCACCACAGTCAGGCCAGCCCAGCCCAATTCCTGACCttttttggagggagggaggacatgaGGTAGTCCTTGAACCTCCATGGGGTAGAAGGAAGTCCCCATGACTTGGTCAGAAAGCACTGACCATGGCCTTCCACCACTCAATACCTGCTCATGGCTTCCTGCAGCCAAATGGACAGAGTCCAAGTTCTCACCCCGCCCCCAACCCCCATTCAAGCCCTTCCAAGCAGGCCGGGACATTTCCAGCCTTGATTCTCCCAGTGGTTCCCTCTCAAGAGGAGAGCACACACCCCTGGGAGGGAGGTCCCTTTTCCTTAGAGCACTGATTGTCCCTAGGCTGAGCTCTGACCTCACTCCCTACCAATCAGAGCCCTTCTCTCAGGCTATCCAAAGTAAGGATAGGCCCAGGGCAGGGTGCCCCAGATGCACCTTTCCAAAGGGTTGTGTTGCTCCTTCACTGTTGgcaattaaaagggaaaaaaaaacaaattttttttgagacagggtctcattttgtatccatggctagcctggaacttgatgTGTAGACCAAGATCGTCTCAAggtcaagagatccacctgtctctgcctcctgtgtgctgggattaaaggattgcaCCACTGTAGCATGACTTTACAGCATATGGAATTGGCTCTAGTTCTTATAGTGCGAACTACTTCTCAAAATCCCTTTGGCAGTTCCTGTAGTCCAATCTCAGCAGCCCTCCCATCTCCAAACCTGAGCTTGGTAAGCGCAGCATTAAGCTCACATGCAGGCCAAGACAGTACAGACAACAGTGTTAGGGTCAGTGTCATGGGGCGGTCAACACTGGGCAGATCCCAGGATTCCCAGCACAGAGATGCTGAAACACAAATGGATCTCTCTGATTcaaggacagctagagctatgtGGGAGGAAACACCGcagacacactctctctctctctctctctctctctctctctctctctctctctctctctctctctatctccaccccccactccctgccccacAGGATTAGGGGAAGGGTGAGGACCAAGCTACTGTTCCATTAAACAGGGTAGAAGCCACACTGAAGCAGTTCCCAGAAGAGGCAGGTAACCAGCCTCAACTGTTGCCTCATGACTTAACACTACCCAAACAGCACGCTAAGTTTACTTCGAGCCCAGATCCACTGGAAGAATATTCACAACCATTTTACTGAACACAATCTGTTCCGCTTTACTGACTTCAAAATCATCACCGCGTAAAGTGGCAGAGCAGATTCAAGTCCACAGTCACTGCATCCAAAACTTCCTAGAAAACGTGGCCTCTCTCCATATCTATAGCATTTAACtcttttaagggttttttttttttttctttactttatgagCCACAGTCTCACGTGGTGGCCTCAACCTGGCTGAAGATGATGCTAAactccttcacctcccaagtgcttgggagTAGAGGCGTGCAGAGGCtgtgactttttgtttctttctttctttctttatttttaacagagCCTCACTCAGTAAACCAAACTGGTCTGGAATTATTATGCCCTACTCCCGTTTATCTACTATATTTTTCTTAGGGTACCAGCCGAACACGAGAGTGACCCAGCTCCATCTTCTTGATTCACAACTAAAAGGACCAGTATTCGGAGAAGCAGTTCCATCCCTTCCTTGCTGGTAAGTGGAACAATCATAGTCCGTGCTTGGTAAAGTGAGCATAAAACCACTTTCTCTTTAAGGACTGATGGGACTGAGAGACTTTTATAAACCACAAAGTTTTTTTTGGTTGCCTTGAACCAGTTCTTTATTCAaggcctgtcccagaactcagtCCCTCCAACAAACTTTCTCTTTCGCCCCAACAGGGCAGGCCGGTTTCCCTGAGTTTCCTAAAAACTTTCTGTCACTCGCTCTTACTCCATTAGAAACGCATCTACATCTGATCCGTGGTTCCTGAGATGGAGTGGCCCTCGGGACCGCTCCTCTCCGGGAATGCTTCCGGGATGGGACAAGTCCTAAAGTTCTCAGCTTAGTCCGCCCAGCCGGAACCCCTGGGCGGCCGGCTGGCCTCTCTCCTGCGGGCCCGCGGGCTCACCTGGCCTTAGCGCACAGGGCCTTGACTTCGCTCTCTTTGATGAGCTCACAGCGCCGCAGTTGCTCGATCTGCCGGTCCAGGTCGCTGATTTCCGCCATGGCCCACCCCCCGGCGCGGGTCAGAGTCGGGGCCACCGCCCCCTCCGGACCGCACAGGGGTCTCCTGGGAAAAGCGAAGGCGAGCCCGCCAATCAGAGGGCCCGTGCGGGAGGGGGGACTCGATTCTGGGACCGCCCCCCCCTCCCCTCACGGCGGCCCAGGACCCTCGGCGTCCCGCTGCCCTGGCCGTACCCCGCCAACTCCCGTCGAACCCCGCGGGCCCGCGCTAAGGACGGTGGCCTAGAGGGGCCTCGGACAATTACCGCCGCTAGGACTCCGGCTGGGTCTCTCCGATTCCCCACTTTTCTCCGCTTTGGGCCTCCGCCACCGTCGCTTCTACTTCCGGCCCCGCCGCGGAAGCAAGGGGAGGCCAGGTCTGTCGCGCGCCGGAAGTGACATATTCCGATCACGCCCCTCTCGCGGCACGCGGAAGGAGGAACTAAGGAATCGGAAGTGGGCGGGCGCCGGGATCTGGGAGGCTAGCATTAGCATGTTTCAATGATGTACGCCAAATGACGTGAAGCTCTGATAGACTGTCATCTCACATTACACCTTTCTCTTGCCTGCTTTCTGTTCTTCTAGTACTACAGGTCCGAGGGTGAAGCTGCCATGTTCATCATTGCTTTTCCATTGTTTAGAATAAAGCCAAGTATCGCAGACATGTATAGTTGTTCAATGAATGGGCCAACCCTAGCCATGTATCTTGCCTGGCACGGTCCTAAACGTTTCCCACGGGATTTCGGAACCTGGGCCAGGTGATGTGGCACACATATTTGTAACCCCAGAATACAGGAGATTGATGCTGGATCGTGGATTTGAGGCTGCCACAGCTACATAgtaaatacacaaaaacaaaaacaaaacccaccaagaTGGGTTTTGATAAATAAGACTTGTCACCAAGCTTAACTAACCTGAACTGCACCCTCAGGACACACAGGgtgatcagagagagagaaaacacacacaagcttaagtttaattgaaaaaaataaagtgcctACTCCACTCACACcaagcttccttttttttttttttttttccttcgaggcagggtttctctgcagctttagagcctgtcctggagctagctcttgtagaccaggctggtctcgaactcacagagatccgcctgcctctgcctcccgagtgctgggattaaaggcgtgcgccaccactgcccggctccaagCTTCCTTTTAAGACTCCCTGGATCCCAAAAGAGTCTAACATGTTTCTTCTTGttgacagagtcttactgtggCTCAGAATGGCCCAAAATTTACAAAATGTCCCTAACTCACAGCAAATCTTGTctcggcctcccaagtactaATTACAGGTGTTATGCAACCCACACCCAACATAACTTCCTATTGCCTGGACATAGTCCTTCAAAGTGGCAGTGGCTCAGGTTAACATGCTCAGTTGCAAAACTAAAAATCTGGTGTTTGAACCAAAGTTCAAATGTGAACCCAGAAAAAGCGGTTCTCAAATCTGATTCTCATCTTCCGTTTACTTTCTGAAACTCAAGGCAACACAAAAGCCAAGACCAAATACTCTCCAAATTCACACTGAAAGTCTTCTGCTTCCTTAGTCTTCTGATAGGTTACTGATTTTAATCTCCCAATTCTCCACTTTTGTACATCACCCTTGGAATTTTCggtttttgttttaaggcagtttctccgtgtaacagccttggcagttccagaacttgctttgtagatcaggctgacctcgaactcactcgtctctgcctcctgagtgctcagttgaaatctttttcagttttttattggCCCTCAGTTATGTGCCATAAGACTTGCTTCCGAAAAGCCAGGagatggtggtgtacacctttgatccctgcagaggcaggtgttctgtctacagagttccagcatacccaggactacatagagaaaccttgtctcaggaaataaacaaaaccacacacacacacacgtacaaaaaaaaaaaaaacacacaatcagagctgggtggtgttggcgcaggcctttagtcccagcacttggaaggcagaggcaggcagatcaaggcatctggtctacaagaggtaggacaggctccaaagctacaaagaaaccatcTTGGAAGACAAACAAAAGACTGTCCTAGAGTCACATGTGGCgtgcaaagaaatgaaaagaaatttcgGAGcactagagatttttttttaagtgctggtGATGGAACCAGGGCTTATGAATGCCAGCCAAGTGCTCACCCATTGACCTGTATCCTCAGCCTGGGCTTGATTTTGGCTATAGAAAATACATAGAAAGATGAGGACAGCAGAGACCTTTTGATACTCCTACCAAACTGTCCTATACAGATCATTACTTAGAAAAAGTGCAAAAAAAACTTTCTTGAAGGGGAATCAGAACAGAAAGGATCCAGAGCAGGAAGGCTGGGGAGACTACAGGAAACAAAATGGCTCAGACTAAACAAGTCCCTATTTAATACCTAGAATCTTCAGCAACATTACATCATTAGAGCTATGATGGGGCTGCACTTGAGAATACTTAACTGCTCTTGcaagacccagattcaattcccagcaccaacatactggctcacaaccatgagTAACTCCAGGTTCaagggatctgaaaccctcttctggccaagaGCATCAGGCACtaattgtatacacacacacacacacacacattcagacacacttaaaaaaaatcctataccCAACGTTGGATGGCAAGGATTCAAAGACTGGCCCATGGTTTGGTATGGGATTCTTCTAGCATCAAGGAATACCAGCAGGTCAGAGGCTCCATTCTCAACCCGGAACCAGAGTTCTGCAGTTGCGGACCTATGAATTCTTTGTGTATCCATGTCTGAGAGGATTCTCCATTCTTCAAAAGCATCCATGTTCCCCAAAACCTAAAAAGCTGTTGGTAATCCCATTTCATGTTGCACGCAATTGGGAAACAGCTGCTTTATGCCACCAATAAACTTTTATCTTGGGCAAGATAACAAAGCCTAAGTTAGGAATGAGAGGGCTGGAGATATAGCGCAGTGGCCAAGTCCTTGCCTAGTATCGACGAAGCCCTGGACTGGATCCCAATATGGCTTCAACTGGACACTGTGCTCTATGCTTATAAACCCAGCGCTCGGAAGGTGAGCAAATCAGTTACCTTCAATTAGAAGGGGTTACCACACTTCATAGTAGTCTTTCTCAAAACTCTCACCCAAACATACACAGACCAACAAAGCCCTACTCTATCCTTTTAACGGCACAGGAAGGAGGAACCCAAAATAAGGCTCTTTCCTAAACTTCGCTACCTCTTTAGCTTCCCCTGTACCCTACAAGACACGGACAACAGACTCCCCCTTAAATAGTTTATTGGCAGTGGGCTGGAAGGGATGGCAGAATTAGCATTCGCAGACAACACCACACCAGTCACAAGGGGAGCAAGAGTGATGGGAAAGCCTTGAAGGCCCCCTCTTCAAAAGCAAGTGGGTAGGCTGGGGGGCCTGGAGTGTCGATGGGGCAGCCTTAAATCACCACTGCTTAGTAGGCATGGTTGGAGATGAAGAGAGATTCGCTGGCTGCGGCTCCAGACTGGCCACTTGGGGTGTACTTTCCTTGACAAGCAAGGCTGTTGGCCTAAAAGGGAAGAGAAACCAGGTGAGAGTTCTTctgagtgccccccccccacacatgcCCAGGCACCCGCTCCCACCTTCATGCTGCCTTACCAGGGCTCGCTTGATGTATTCCTCCTGGGCAGCCTTCAGGTTCTCCTTCTTCCCGCCCCAGGCCTTCAGAGCAGAGGCCTGCAGGGCTCGGCCATAAGAGAAAGTCAAGGCCCATGGCTTCAGCAGGGGGCACTTGTTGATGGCGTTGAGGTTGATGGACGCCTCTTCCTCGCTCTGCCCTCCAGACAGGAAAGTGACTCCTGGAGATCAAGGGCAGAAGGAAAGGGGTGGCTTTCACTAGAGGTGCAGGGCAGGGAGGAGCCGCCAGAAGCTACCCTGGAAAGGAGTCAAATGTGCCGGCGCAGCCATCCACTTCACCAACCAAGATGAGGGAGTGGGCCTCACCAGTGACAGCAGGGGGCACTGTGCGACGCAGAGCTGTGACAGTTGCCATGGCAATCTCCTCATTGGAATATTTCTGGGTACAAGCATGGCCTGGGGTGACCATGTTGGGCTTCAGCAGTGTGCCTTCCAGATAGACGTGGTGGTCACTCAGAGCCTTGTACACAGCAGCCAGTACCTGGAACAGGGCAGGGTGTGAGGTGAGGGACAAGGATCACCTGTGAGTGGACCCAGCCCACAGAGACAGGCAACCTAACCTACCTTCTCAGTTACATACTGGCAGCGCTTTAGGTCATGGTCCCCATCAGGGAGGATTTCAGGCTCCACAATGGGTACAATGCCATTCTGTGGGGAGGGACAGGGTAGTGAGGTCTCTTGACTGGGAACCCTGGGAACCCCACCTACTAATCTCCACCCCACTAGCCAAGATGTTATCTTCATGATGATAGTGAATCAAGGCTTCAAAGGCCTTGGCAGATCACTGGGGACAATGTCCTCAGATTTGCCCACACATCCCCGCCCCCCACTGGCGTTCCCACCACTGTTTTATAGAGTGGCCTCCACTTGTTTGGTATTGAGAACAGTTGCTCTGGGGGAGGGAGATGTCCTGGCAGATGGCCAGAAAGCTAGCCCACACTGGAACCAAATGGCGTAGGAAGTGGTCTACTGTGACCCAGTCGTTCAGTCCCACCTGCTGGCAGATGCTGGCATAACGGGCCAGAACATTGGCATTTTCCATGATGGCAAGGGCTGAAGGAGTGTGCTCCCCAATCTTGAGCACACAGCGCCATTTGGCAAAGTCAGCTCCATCCTTCTTATACTGGGCACAGCGTTCTGACAGCCCATCCAGCCCTGAAGAGGAGGAACAAAGCAAAGAGAGGCAGAGTCATGACTCCACTCTGGGACCCCGGTGAGCtggtgaggaagggaaggaggcagatcACACTCACCTTGGGTGGTGGTCTCACCATTGGTTCCTGCCAGGGGTACCACGCCTTTATCTACCTGCCAGGATACAGGGCAGCAATTCAGCTCTACCATCCTTTCCTCTACCCAGCCAGCTCCATCCTTCACTGCAGCCTTTCAGGGCCTACAATTTTTTTTATGAGTCCCATGAGGAAAAATACACGTATTATTTGAGAGAACATTAATTGGAGGAGCTGGCACTACCTCTCACTAAGCAAACCGTTTCATTGCTTTGCACTTTGACTTTTTCAGctgtaaataaggaaaatattatttaaactgTAAAATAAGGAAACACCTTAGAACAATAGGGGGCTGTAGAGTTCAgagatagagcacttgcctagcatgcaaaaggacctgggttccaccGAAGTCTGGAGCAAACAATACCTAAATCCCTAGCCCCTGCTAACCCAGCACCCAATCCCTGCCCCATTAATCCGCTTCCCCAGGTCCATCTCTAATCTTACACCTCCAGGGCCCTTACCTTAATGCCCACAACACCGCCCTTGGACTTGATAACTTGGGGGAATGGACGTCCATCATCCGCCTTCTGGTAGAGTGTTTCGTGGAAGAGGATCACCCCCCCCAATGCAGGGGTTCACACGGTCATCAGCAGTTAGCAGCAGCTGGCGGTAGAAGCGCCTGTTCTCTTCGGTGTTCTCAGTGCCAATGGACTGCAGCCGCTTAGCAATGCTTCCTGAAGGGAGGATTGTG
It contains:
- the Ppp4c gene encoding serine/threonine-protein phosphatase 4 catalytic subunit — its product is MAEISDLDRQIEQLRRCELIKESEVKALCAKAREILVEESNVQRVDSPVTVCGDIHGQFYDLKELFRVGGDVPETNYLFMGDFVDRGFYSVETFLLLLALKVRYPDRITLIRGNHESRQITQVYGFYDECLRKYGSVTVWRYCTEIFDYLSLSAIIDGKIFCVHGGLSPSIQTLDQIRTIDRKQEVPHDGPMCDLLWSDPEDTTGWGVSPRGAGYLFGSDVVAQFNAANDIDMICRAHQLVMEGYKWHFNETVLTVWSAPNYCYRCGNVAAILELDEHLQKDFIIFEAAPQETRGIPSKKPVADYFL
- the Aldoa gene encoding LOW QUALITY PROTEIN: fructose-bisphosphate aldolase A (The sequence of the model RefSeq protein was modified relative to this genomic sequence to represent the inferred CDS: deleted 1 base in 1 codon), giving the protein MATRKPDGSSFTMTRLSLALAFSFPPVASEQPHSELGNTQQQTELGKERAATGTMPYPYPALTPEQKKELSDIAHRIVAPGKGILAADESTGSIAKRLQSIGTENTEENRRFYRQLLLTADDRVNPCIGGVILFHETLYQKADDGRPFPQVIKSKGGVVGIKVDKGVVPLAGTNGETTTQGLDGLSERCAQYKKDGADFAKWRCVLKIGEHTPSALAIMENANVLARYASICQQNGIVPIVEPEILPDGDHDLKRCQYVTEKVLAAVYKALSDHHVYLEGTLLKPNMVTPGHACTQKYSNEEIAMATVTALRRTVPPAVTGVTFLSGGQSEEEASINLNAINKCPLLKPWALTFSYGRALQASALKAWGGKKENLKAAQEEYIKRALANSLACQGKYTPSGQSGAAASESLFISNHAY